CAGTCCCTCAGGTTGGTCTCGATGTACGTCACCATCCAGTCTTGAATCCGTGGTAGAAGAGGGGCCATCTCCTTGTTGACGCACTCTGCACATAGTGCAGCGCCAAACACAAAGAACGCTACCACACGACCCCAATTCACACCACCTTGAAATAGGCCACTTGCCACCTCTGCAAAATGTGTGTATGCCGTGCCGGGGGTCACGTGTATCTGTGCCGAGATTTCGCTGAAAGCCTGCCGGAAGCGGTCCTCGAATTCATCTCCAGCAGCCCTCATGGCCGAATGTAGAGGACAGGAGGCGGGTTGGTTTGGTTCTGGAGCTAGGCTTCGCTGGCACAATTTATACCGTACAAAGTCTTCCACCAGGGGGCGGGTTCTTGGGTCAGACTGCGCCATCCAGGCTGTCTAGAAGAAACACAGACATACAGCAATGAAAAACAGAATGGCAAGGGATCATTCTATATCTATCAGGGATCTAGAGGGGGCCTTGGGGGATCATCGACAGGGTAGCTGCTGCATTTTTGatagttaggctgccttcacactgacgATAGAGTCGTGCGATGTTTGCACAATGCGCGAGCGACTGATGATGCAGTTATGAAACCcgagcttttcaatggtttcattcactcctgcaatgttgcgagatttgaaaatatttaaaaaaaaaaaaaatcagcccgCTTCATTTTTCTGCGCTTTGCTGTTTATTTCGGCCATCACCCAGGTTTCCCAATGGAGCCCgttttattgcattgcaaagcGCGAACCTGAAATTTTCGTGTgacgtgtttttttaaattagaaaatcctattatcttttgcattaaaataaaacaaaaaaaagaacgtGGAACAGCATAGCAGGCGCTATACTACCCTGTGGAGTCCAGAGAAAGCAAAAAACGTATATGTTCCTTTTATATATTCTAATAGTAGCCCAAGGGCAATAATTGTATATACCATGAGCTTCTCATGATACACCCATTAACCctgtgcaatccaattttggattcagggtttcctagggggctctctctttttgctattatacaatggcgccatctgctggctagagccagtactgcggtataggacctGCTGAaagccccctgacaacagagcggccagtaatctacagtaagaataccctgccggacgtcttctgacatcggcgctgtacagccttcaatcagaatgtctttagacgtcagtggattggaaagggttacatggATGCCATTATAGTCTCTAGATGCATTCACTGGCTGTCTTgggcagattttggtacagatccgCAGCACATTTCACCCTTCCAGCTGAAGTGGTGACGTCCGCTTGTGGATCCGCATCACAATCCTCAGTAATGGTGGCGCGCGTGGCGCTTCCTGTGACATCGTGTACTTTATGCAGCCAGTATGAAGGCATCACATCTACAGGATTACTGGGTtggtcttgctgggaacaatcatactTTGCTCTGCCGGCTAAGGAAAGAGGCTGACTGAAGGGGGCGCCGTGGGCCGGGGATCGTAcccactcgcctccattcacagtaaggccATAAATGAACGGCCGCCTGTTTAAACGTTTGGATCTACCCGGAACGCTGCTTGTTCAGTTTTTGGCACGCAGCTACTGAAGGATGAAGGAGTAGTGAGCGTCTTCTTGCTGGCCATCGTGCACACGTATTCCACGTGAGGTTAGTAGgtgtattacgtgcgcaaaacCCACATGTAAACCTCAGCAGCCTCTGCCGGTGTGAGGGCGCCCGCCAGGTCCACTAGGCGACTATATGGCCACCCGGCGGCCCGGTGACACAGGGCAGCTGGGCACTGATGGCACCACTATGATGACTGACAGCTGCCACAAGCCTCCTATCAGCGGGCCGGCAGCGGACACGTGACATAACAGCCCTCACACCTGAAGAAGGACACAGCTGCCCCTCAGAGAGGACCCCCGCCCCCTGCAGCTCTCAGCCCCGCCTCTCACCAGTCATGTGCTGCTGGGGGCCCCCCGTAGCCCGTCACCGACACTCTCATGCTGCTCGCTGCCACAGCAGTCCGTTGCTTCTCCCCTTTTCGGTTTCAGTCGCATTCACTTCCGGTTGTGTCATGGCGACGCCCGATGACGTCAGGAGCTTCACTGATTGGACCGAGCAGACAGGCCCACGGGAGAGGAGCATGCCGCCGTACCGTAATGTTTAGATTAGAGCGGCGGGCTGCTGCTACCCCTCGTATCCAGAGCGCTGTGTCCCCGGTGTGCGGCCGGAGTGCCGCCGCCGTGTCTTCACCGCCAGGGGAGCCGGGCTCATTCCCGCACTAAGTCCGGGCGGGCGGCGGCACCGCATGTGTTCTCCGACCGGGCGAGCGGCTCCTGTGTAGAGTCCCGGGATCGTCGGTTGCTTCCTGTGCACATGGGGTGACAATACAGGCAGCCGTGCTCAGCATGCCGACTGCCGCCTCTCCTCCCGTCTGCGCCCGCACTGATCACCTTGTATGCGGCTCCGCCCTGCAGCTTCCCTCCAATCTGCTGTCAGAGGGGCAGGCACGGGGTGCGCCTCTACACCGAGCATTACGGTAATGGTCCAGGCTCCTGCAGGATGCTGCGAGGGGATGCAGGAGAGATGAGAGCTCTGTGCCGGGCGACCTGCAGCGCCTCCTAGCTGGGGATGGCTCGCCCGTCCCGGCCTCCCTCGGGGGACATCCCCAGAAACCTGAGCTACATTGCAGGACTGTACGAGCGTGCCTACTACCGCACCGCCAGACCCAGCCTGGAGGAGCAGGATGGGCTGGAGGAAGAGGCGTCCTCTCCCGGCCTCTCCTGCACCGTGCCGGCCCACAGCGCTCCTCGGAGGTGGCGGTCGCGGTCCGCGCCTGCACTGCGTGTGTCCCGGGCGGAACGGCACCGCAGCCCGGAGACGAGGAAGAGGGTGCGCTTTGCTGATGCGCTGGGTCTGGAGCTGGAGGCCGTGCGCCACTTCAGGCGTGAAGACGTGCCGTGTATCCCTCAGCATGTCACCCACCGACTGCAGAGGGAGCTGCTGGAACAGCTGGGAGGCTCCTGCCTGGCGCGGGAGGACGCGGTACGTTGCCGCCGTGCTGTGCGCTATACTCATTATTCGTGCACATTTACTAAGCTGAATGCGCTGGAAGTTTGGTGCcatttgtgccctaaaatccTGGCATGTATGTGTTGCATCacgtttattatgtgttttagatgCCTTCTTCGCTCCATTAGGGGTGGCGGTTTTGCTGCAAAGGAGGCGTGGCTATACTGCAACATCGTGCGCCAAAATTGTGGCACAAACCAAGGCAATCAGCAGGTGGAGGAAAGTTAAAGGCgtctaaagatgcaccaaatgtgtcgaccagcagggggcgctgtgATAAACTGGGTGTATTTGTAGACTGTctattctggggggggggggggcacatgtggagtaagcaatttttggttgcacaaatatgcagtgtatttgcacaactgaaatgtgCTTAAAcctgtgtgagcgagccctaatagtgtcccccatagtggccctaatagcaataggggccccagtactaacagtgacctccataCTGGTCCCAAGGATGCTGCCTGATCAGAGGCCAATAGCATCATCCCTACAGGCTTTACACTCgccctgcctgcagctccggtctgGTGGTGGCAGCACCCGCTGCAGAGTCTATGACCGTTGACCTCTCACCTCAGTGCATACGCCGGCAGGGAGacgtcagtggtcacagactatgCACTGTGCCGAagtgagaggtcagtggtcatGGACTCTGCAGCAACTGCTGCTGTTGGACCAGAGATACAGGCGGGGTGAGTAGAATTCTGCCTGTGGGCCTCGTGAAATGAGGCAgggggccttgtgtttgacatgtgtgccttAGAGAAAATaggattgacagtggcatttaaagggttaacagctccgatcagccgcatggctcattggagctgttgccgccaggtatcggctgtaagaaacagcctgcttTGTATGGTGGAAGATCGCcgggtgatctctcttcatacatacacccacactgcaggacgtaaatgtacaccctgcagcgttaaggggttaaaaaatatggGGCATAGACCAAAGATGGGTAAACACTGGATCCAGACAAAGGTCTGCACAGAATAACCGGCGCCCAAGTAGGTGCGAGGCCAGAATAAATACACCTACACAATGGCTGATTGGCTGGCCAAGGAAAATACTTCCCTGTCGTCCAATCAGACCATACACCACAGGAGAAGTAGATACAGAATAGAGAGGAAAAGCATGTTAAACACTAAGGCATTTCAGACAAACGACACCTAAGGGAACGTCTGCTCTGACAGGAAAGAGGCACTCACCGGCACCCAGCGCCAAATGAGAGGGCGCAAGAACTGAAAGTGCAATCATGTCGGCCAGAGCTGATGTTGTGATGCCACCCCCTGATTGCGACTGCAACAGGCACTATATGGTGACGCACAAAGTGACTTGGGTCTCTGTGTACCACCATCCTATCCATGGGCTCCACTGTGTGTataaaatcttaaaggggttgtccctcttcTGGCTCTTTTCAGACAACTCCATccacagcctgcagtaccaacctgggtcaTTGCGCAATATAactgaaaacagctagaagggggacaacccctttaaggacccagGTGCCCAGGGATCAGCTTTTGCCTCCTGATTGCCATGTTATAAAAGTGCATTCCGAGAAAATCCTGATTCTATTGATAATGTATGTGCAGCTTCTTTCTTGCATTTAGGAACAGGGAACGCCCTTGTTATTTAAGTGCCATCAGTCAATATGTGTTCTGTTACTAACGATGATTGTTTCAGATCAAAGTCAGATGGCTCTCTGACAATTCCCGGAATAGTTCCCCCGTCTTGTGGGGCTGGCGGCATGCGGTTTTATTACTGAGCTAGAGCGTGCCTTTCTGTAAAACTTCCATGCAAACCATTTTTTCGCCCCCTGGATAGTCGCTGTGGGATCACTCATTAACCCAGTCCATATGGTCTACAACTTATAAACAATGGACTCTATTAGTTCACCCATTCAAAATAGAATTGTGCTACTCTATCAGAAAAAAGCGGTCCTTTTTTCCAAACCAGATAACTTTAGATGAGTTCAGTGAAGAACaacaactttaaccctttccaatcctttaTTTATCTTGGGCGGGAAAGTGCTTTGTCGATTTCTTGGAAttgctcaacagaaacacataaaagatGATCTGTCATGATGAttgtattagcaattttttgttgaaaattaaccctttccaatccattattGGCCCTCGTCCggcattaagatttccctgcatagttcCAATATCAGCTGAGAGtcgacacatgtttctaacagtatgcaggacagcacaccgacatcggagcgctgtcatGCATACAGCCCTCATCCGACataggagctatgcagggaaatcttaaccctttccaatccattgtctgacgtctgaagacattatgatttaaggctgtacagttccaatgTTGGAGAATgtccgtcggggctctcttactgtatattgccagcctctctgctgttggagcctatccaacgtgtcacctcatgcagtactggctttagccagcatatagcgccgttgtataacggcagaaaaagagtaagccccctaggaaaaccagaatacaaagtggattggaaagggttactgtTGTTAGAgggccgacactggattggaaagggttaagtctataATCTATGTGCTTGTTTTTCCGTGTTCTGGCCCAGGACATAACTTTTTGGATGGTTGTGATAAGTGTTACTTTATGATTTAATTCAAAATTCCTAACGAAGACATTGCTGTTTTTCAGAGTTGGTGCGAGGCTCGCCATGCTTTATCTCCGTCATGGGTAGTGGAGGGTAGAACATGGGAGAAACAATCCTGGGATCGGAGCGCGTGGGACCAAGAGACGTGGGATCGGCGTGTGTGCCTGCAGAGCATGCGCTGTGAGAGCTGCTTTTTGTGGGGTTCTGTCAGGGTCCTCGATTTGGCTTATGAGAAGAGAGTCACTGTGCGCTATTCTCTAGACAAATGGCTTTCCTACCAGGATACGCATGCCCTGTATGCTGCTCGACTGTGCCACGGTGGACCCGGGCACCCTGGCACAGATCTCTTCACCTTTCGTCTTCCTCTACCACAACGGGACCAACCACAGGCCTCATCACTAGAGTTTGCCATCTGCTATCAAGTAGGAGATGAGGAGTTCTGGGACAACAACAAAGGCAGAAATTACAGTCTAGTTCGACCCGAAACCGGGTCTTTTAGAACTCAGGAATCGGACAATGGATGGATTCATTTCATATGAGGTAGAGGATAGCGTGCCGGCCCCCAACATTACTGGGCAACTGTCCTCTGTATAACCAACACCAAAGACTAAAGACAACGTAATGATAGAGAAAGTTAGAGCAACCACTCTGCAAGAAGGAACAGAGACCAAACTAGATCACAAGTATTGTTGGACCAAGGAGATCAGGTCTACGAAGACTTGCTGATCACACATTTACATATATTAGTTTTACCCGCTGCTTAATATAGAATACAAAGATATTTGTGAATACGTTCTAGATTTAGGGCTGCCTCATATGCTTTGGGTATGTACATAGTATAGGAGGCAGGCAGCTTCTTTTCAGCTCCTCcggtggcgcagagtgttaagtcctaagctctcactcacagagTTCAATCcctacgtggttcaggtagctggctcagtcggtaaaatgagtacccagcttgctgggggtaataaacaaaattacctgaaagtgctgtggaataagttagcgctatacaaataacaagtcccttcccctccCCTTTCCAGCTTCACAGTTTCTTGCCTTACATGTGCGAACAAatgaaggttaaaggggttttctagtgagatgacctatccttaggttgatcgctggggtctgtcgctcgagaccccaaccgatcagctgagctgacgcgtgctgtcagcgccgcatatacacagaggtcggagtagaAGCCTCCGCGTGAACctctgtaactgcaggcacagctcgtgttgatttcaagagccggccactatacagaggtcgtCGCGGAGGCTTCCGTTGCTTCCGTGTGTATTTGCGGCACAGACAGCATCCGCACGCtgagctgatcggtcggggtcctgagcaacgAACCACAGACGATCAACTACTGGTTCAAAAACTAGTAttattcctggaaaacccctttaacctttagtTATTTTCATTGCTTTCAACTGGAGCGCCATCCATAGAGAGTTGAAATATGGACATTTCTGCACAGGGACTGGGGGTTGTTGGTGGGCGTCTCAGCTCACACAGCTCTGTAGGTCTCAAGATACATAGAGATGAATCTTATCTTAAAGGGCTCaagctgcccatacaccttcaacaactgtcgGACAAATGATTGTTTGTCTGACAGCTGCTCCCCCAAACACACAGAGGTTCAGCTTGGCCGAACGTTAATATGTTTAGGTAGGTAAGCCAGAGACAAAAGGATCAGGCGCTGAAATTCAACAATCCTTTTTTACCCCAACATCATTTATTCGGGGAAAGTTAAGCCACCCCTTACACATCAGAGAGTGAACCGACGCCTCCGCTATCAGCATGTTCGGTTGActaaagtctaatgtgtatggaggttTTGCACAGGACATTTACCACAATGAACTattgggtttaaccctttccaatccactgtctgacatctgaagacattatgatttaaggctgtacagctccgatgttggaagacatccgtcggggttctcttactgtatattaccagcctctctgctgtcggagcctatccaatgtgtcacctcatgcagtactggctttagccagcatatagcgccgttgtataacggcagaaaaagagtaagccccctaggaaaaccaggatacaaattggattggaaagggttaaaggtatgttcacatgcaTCAGAAACATTGCACATTTCCGCAGTGGAACTAACTATGGAACATTCACAGCATTTACAATACAAGCATTGTGCATGAGATTTTAGAATTCCCATGCACATGCTGCAGACAAAATCCgcagagtaagggctcattcacacagccgtatgcgtACAAGCTGCAAGTACCTCGCAGCGTTGTAGGATCGTAGCCCATTAGCTGAACCGGCAGAGAACGCATATGGGCTGCGATTGGcattgcgcatgcgcgggattctgacgtcacagacatgcgcagtgtgaccatttttttttttttgtttcgaaTACCCCGCTTTATGCAGAACAGGGCTgcgtatgaaacgctgtccattcACAGACATTGCAAAGGGGCAGTGTTTCAATACACAGCCCTTCGGGCTGCGTATGATATGCAGAGAGttagagtatgctgcaatttatttctcctgcgctTTATACACCGTGTCACTTGTAGGTGTGAAtgaaagaatgaaagtccatagactttcattgcctccattcaccacgtgttaTGCAGGGAAATATGCGTGCGTAATACGCTGTGACAAAAGGCctatatgaatgagccctaaattggCCTGTGCTGCGAATTATGaattcacagcatgtcaatttatgcagaAATTTTTTCACAGCAGACTTCATTCCTTCATATTAGGAAAAACTGCAACCAGTCCACAGTTTGTGAATATACTCTTATTTTGATCTTCTGTTTCTCATGATCTATCTTCAAAGAAAGGGCACAAAATAACAGCTGACTGAGTTATTAGatattttattcattcattattacATACCCATAAATAGCAGAAGGGCGGTTTTGGAATAACTAGCTGTACACTAACTTTATGCCACTGTCCACTATGCAGAAATCACTGATACCTCAATATTTAACAATATTTATTGAATGTTCCAATGATTATAGTCTTAATACTGATATTCTATGAGTACATGACAAAAGACTATCAAACCTGAGAGGGAGAGAAAATAAAATGGGGGCAATAAAGAAAATATTAGcttatatacagtggatataaaacgtctacacacccctgttaaaataccatatttttgtcacgttaaaaaatccaacaaagatgaataatttcaGCTTTATTTCCccctcagtgtgacccgttatctgtatatTTCCATTAGAAAATAAACTGaagtcttttagggtggaaaataaaactaaaataatgtggttgcataagtgttcacaccctcttatatttggggatgtggttgtgttcagaattagccaatcacagttaaACTCATGAtgaatagtagtcagtactccgctgccattatttacagggattctgatttcccccatataaagttcagctcttctaggaggattttcctgacattttc
This region of Eleutherodactylus coqui strain aEleCoq1 chromosome 5, aEleCoq1.hap1, whole genome shotgun sequence genomic DNA includes:
- the PPP1R3E gene encoding protein phosphatase 1 regulatory subunit 3E — encoded protein: MARPSRPPSGDIPRNLSYIAGLYERAYYRTARPSLEEQDGLEEEASSPGLSCTVPAHSAPRRWRSRSAPALRVSRAERHRSPETRKRVRFADALGLELEAVRHFRREDVPCIPQHVTHRLQRELLEQLGGSCLAREDASWCEARHALSPSWVVEGRTWEKQSWDRSAWDQETWDRRVCLQSMRCESCFLWGSVRVLDLAYEKRVTVRYSLDKWLSYQDTHALYAARLCHGGPGHPGTDLFTFRLPLPQRDQPQASSLEFAICYQVGDEEFWDNNKGRNYSLVRPETGSFRTQESDNGWIHFI